In Sphingobium sp. Cam5-1, the following proteins share a genomic window:
- a CDS encoding aromatic ring-hydroxylating oxygenase subunit alpha yields MAANARYAEIRFNDRPIKEQLSDPESFILEPGEVTADYEKKSPWRLEDLHPNIADYRTVKTSRSIDPAVMAAEEDRLWSKVWLLAGVSSDIPNVGDWFRFDVGKQSMIIVRNKEGVAAFYNVCKHRGNELVQDDFGHGATSFTCIVHSWRFNLNGKNVRVTDRETFREEALCQNLDLTPVHVREWGGLVFVSMNPNPMPFEEYYADLLPMLASYKIEEMFVVKHLTVDVPANWKTMYSAFNETYHAHATHPQIKPYVDDHYVQYDFYRNGHNRNLFSVGSVSPRWPDNRFVNVGLAYFLQEAGVKMSALKGDARHVRRALQQAKRSENNPFGVDYSGYTDNQLTDDWNPSLFPNVTMNMHPEGILLQRFRPHPTDPERGYQDVLVLSAKLAEGRRPPAYMGVEDDVDVSGKVRPPIRRSTHENPQAGEVVEQDIANMVTMQRGMRSKGLNGTIVFSEQERRIQHFYAELDLYLEGKKGS; encoded by the coding sequence ATGGCGGCAAATGCTCGCTACGCGGAAATCCGGTTCAACGACCGTCCTATTAAAGAACAATTGTCTGATCCGGAAAGCTTTATCCTGGAGCCGGGGGAAGTCACCGCCGACTATGAAAAGAAGTCGCCCTGGCGGCTGGAAGACCTCCATCCTAATATCGCTGACTATCGTACCGTCAAAACCAGCAGGTCCATCGATCCGGCGGTGATGGCTGCCGAGGAGGATCGGCTGTGGAGCAAAGTCTGGCTGCTGGCGGGGGTATCCAGCGACATCCCCAATGTCGGCGACTGGTTCCGGTTCGACGTGGGCAAGCAGTCCATGATCATCGTCCGCAATAAGGAAGGCGTGGCCGCCTTCTACAATGTGTGCAAACATCGTGGAAATGAGCTGGTACAGGATGATTTCGGCCACGGTGCCACCTCCTTTACCTGCATCGTGCATAGCTGGCGCTTCAACCTGAACGGCAAGAATGTACGCGTGACCGACCGGGAGACATTCCGCGAGGAAGCGCTGTGCCAGAACCTGGATCTAACCCCGGTCCATGTCAGGGAATGGGGCGGATTGGTGTTCGTCAGCATGAATCCCAATCCGATGCCGTTTGAGGAATATTACGCTGATCTTCTCCCGATGCTGGCTTCCTATAAGATCGAGGAGATGTTCGTCGTCAAGCATTTGACGGTAGACGTCCCCGCGAACTGGAAGACGATGTACTCGGCGTTCAATGAGACCTATCACGCGCACGCAACGCATCCCCAGATCAAGCCTTATGTCGATGACCATTATGTCCAGTATGACTTCTACCGTAACGGGCATAATCGCAACCTGTTCTCGGTAGGCTCTGTCAGCCCGCGTTGGCCGGACAATCGCTTCGTCAATGTCGGTCTCGCCTATTTTCTTCAGGAAGCGGGCGTGAAGATGTCGGCGCTTAAAGGCGATGCGCGGCATGTCCGCCGGGCATTGCAGCAGGCCAAGCGAAGCGAGAACAATCCGTTCGGCGTCGATTATTCCGGCTACACCGACAATCAACTGACTGATGACTGGAATCCGTCGCTGTTCCCGAACGTGACGATGAACATGCATCCCGAAGGCATATTGCTCCAGCGGTTCCGGCCGCATCCGACCGACCCGGAACGCGGATATCAGGATGTCCTGGTGCTGTCTGCCAAGTTGGCGGAAGGACGGCGGCCGCCAGCCTATATGGGCGTGGAGGACGATGTCGATGTTTCGGGTAAGGTTCGCCCCCCGATCCGCCGTTCGACCCATGAAAACCCCCAGGCAGGTGAAGTGGTCGAGCAGGACATCGCCAACATGGTGACGATGCAGCGCGGCATGCGATCCAAGGGACTGAACGGCACCATCGTCTTTTCCGAGCAGGAGCGCCGGATTCAGCATTTCTATGCTGAGCTGGATCTCTATCTGGAAGGCAAAAAGGGGAGCTGA
- a CDS encoding 2-oxo acid dehydrogenase subunit E2: MASENILPLTGIRGIIAQKMSESLQKTAQLSFFCDIDASALVAARNSWKAADTKLGYEDLIIAALTSILRDFPLFNAVETERGVEPQEQIHVGCAIALPGALVAPAIFDAGNLSLPDIAERRADLVARARVNKLTIAELTGATVTVTNLGLTRVEHFTPILSYPQQAIIGLGRMTAKPWVAEDGETIVVRPVMGLSLTVDHRIIDGAPAGDFLTRLAQELESGSAFSPPTI, translated from the coding sequence ATGGCGTCTGAAAACATACTCCCCCTTACGGGCATCAGGGGAATCATCGCGCAGAAGATGAGTGAAAGTCTGCAAAAGACCGCCCAGCTCAGCTTCTTCTGCGACATTGACGCATCCGCGCTTGTCGCTGCGCGCAATAGCTGGAAAGCGGCCGACACGAAATTGGGCTATGAAGACCTGATCATCGCCGCACTGACATCCATCCTGCGCGATTTCCCCCTGTTCAATGCTGTGGAAACAGAGCGTGGCGTGGAGCCGCAGGAGCAAATCCATGTCGGTTGCGCGATCGCGCTGCCCGGCGCGCTGGTCGCACCGGCCATTTTCGATGCGGGCAACCTTTCCCTGCCAGACATTGCGGAGCGACGCGCTGACCTGGTGGCGCGGGCAAGGGTAAACAAGCTCACCATCGCTGAACTCACTGGCGCCACGGTGACGGTCACCAATCTGGGCCTGACGCGCGTGGAGCATTTCACGCCGATTCTCAGCTATCCTCAACAAGCGATCATCGGCCTGGGGCGCATGACGGCCAAGCCGTGGGTAGCCGAAGATGGCGAGACGATCGTGGTGAGGCCGGTTATGGGATTGTCGCTGACCGTCGATCACCGGATCATTGACGGCGCTCCGGCGGGCGATTTCCTCACCCGTTTGGCGCAGGAACTGGAAAGCGGCTCTGCCTTCTCTCCTCCCACGATATGA
- a CDS encoding epoxide hydrolase family protein, translating into MSLIEPFALHVPQEQLGDLRQRLERTRWPDEAPVSGWEQGAPSARLRVLADHWRTNYDWRKCEALLNSLGQFRTHIDGLDIHFLHIRSAEPDAMPLLLTHGWPGSVLEFRNVIGPLTDPLSHGGKASDAFHLIIPSLPGYGFSGKPPVTGWGVERIAKAWAELMRRLGYDRYVAQGGDWGSLVTMCLAVDAPPELAAVHFNMLSIVPPDLAGSLHPEEQTALESMRQFNDVESAYARLQATKPQTIGFALADSPIGQAAWIYEKIQRWSDCDGMPESVFSMDEMLDNITLYWLTNSGASSARLYWESMSGFRPRNVQVPLGYSHFPREIIWPARAWADRYFENIIHWNHVEKGGHFAAWEQPGIFVRELRDCFRTVRG; encoded by the coding sequence ATGTCGCTCATAGAACCATTCGCGCTGCACGTTCCGCAGGAGCAGCTTGGTGATCTCCGCCAGCGGCTGGAGCGGACGCGCTGGCCGGACGAGGCGCCTGTTTCAGGCTGGGAACAGGGTGCGCCATCAGCCCGGCTGCGCGTCTTGGCCGATCATTGGCGCACTAACTATGATTGGCGGAAATGCGAGGCATTGCTCAACAGCCTTGGCCAATTCCGGACGCATATCGACGGGCTGGACATCCATTTCCTCCACATCCGTTCGGCCGAGCCGGACGCCATGCCGCTCCTGCTGACGCATGGCTGGCCTGGTTCGGTGCTGGAGTTCCGCAACGTCATTGGCCCGCTGACCGATCCGCTTTCGCATGGCGGGAAGGCATCAGACGCGTTCCACCTCATCATACCCTCTCTGCCAGGCTATGGGTTTTCTGGAAAACCCCCGGTCACTGGTTGGGGGGTGGAACGGATTGCAAAAGCCTGGGCCGAGTTGATGCGACGGTTGGGCTATGACCGTTATGTCGCCCAGGGCGGCGATTGGGGTTCGCTGGTGACGATGTGCCTTGCTGTCGATGCGCCCCCGGAGCTGGCCGCGGTCCACTTCAACATGCTTTCTATCGTTCCGCCCGATCTGGCTGGCTCTCTTCACCCTGAGGAGCAGACGGCACTGGAATCCATGCGGCAGTTCAACGACGTGGAATCAGCCTATGCCCGGCTTCAGGCAACAAAACCCCAGACGATCGGCTTTGCACTGGCCGACTCCCCGATCGGTCAGGCAGCCTGGATTTACGAAAAGATTCAGCGCTGGTCCGATTGCGACGGAATGCCGGAAAGCGTCTTCTCCATGGACGAGATGCTGGACAATATCACACTTTATTGGCTGACCAACAGCGGGGCATCATCCGCGCGCCTCTATTGGGAAAGCATGAGCGGTTTCCGGCCCAGAAATGTCCAGGTGCCGTTGGGTTACAGCCACTTCCCGCGGGAAATCATCTGGCCTGCCCGCGCGTGGGCAGACCGATATTTCGAAAACATCATCCATTGGAACCATGTCGAAAAGGGCGGCCACTTCGCGGCCTGGGAGCAACCCGGCATCTTCGTGCGCGAATTACGCGACTGTTTCCGGACGGTGCGCGGCTGA
- a CDS encoding phosphotransferase, producing the protein MTNARHIWAVAEALQREVRPFITDRDARATLDNGIRVLTATANGLEMGPSAFMGSPSPVQLADTDRLGGPAENAAAYRTTGAVIADVAGCLDRGDQLTAFRDAIAGERSLLESTITRMDEVERAPPRRVGADKDSIDPKRLEAYLRQRTGREELRVDSFNLVVGGRSRQTALLGLTNMGDLPARLVIQRGIPNLATNDSFLDELTQFNLLGLLHKAGMRVPAPVLVETDPAWLDAPFMLVEHAPGATAQPEYWLPVADRNVVLDLARQMAILHKQPIDEVGQGLRPSRSSFDIESWQAELEGMASEWHDLARWPSITMSAAISWLRANVDCLDDRQSIVHNDMIFHNVLAENGNITAVLDWEQAAIGHAGEDLGYCYPVVIAATDWESFMDAYRAAGGLDIPQRQIDYFALRAGLRLMNLVLKGGRDTFEKGLSDDILVASAGAHFTQRLMHRIALVLRSVLERS; encoded by the coding sequence ATGACAAACGCACGTCATATTTGGGCCGTGGCCGAAGCCTTGCAGCGAGAGGTTCGCCCCTTCATCACCGACCGCGATGCGCGCGCGACGCTGGACAACGGCATAAGGGTGCTGACGGCTACGGCCAATGGATTGGAAATGGGGCCGTCTGCCTTCATGGGCTCGCCCAGTCCGGTGCAGCTCGCGGACACCGACCGATTAGGAGGCCCCGCTGAAAACGCCGCGGCCTATCGAACGACGGGCGCGGTCATTGCAGACGTAGCCGGATGTCTGGACCGGGGCGATCAACTGACCGCTTTCAGGGACGCGATAGCCGGTGAACGCAGCCTTCTTGAGTCAACCATTACGCGCATGGACGAGGTAGAGCGCGCGCCACCCCGGCGGGTGGGAGCGGATAAGGACTCCATCGATCCCAAAAGATTGGAAGCCTATCTCCGGCAGCGAACCGGACGTGAGGAATTGCGCGTCGATTCGTTCAATCTGGTCGTCGGCGGCAGATCGCGCCAGACGGCGCTGCTCGGGCTCACAAATATGGGCGATCTTCCTGCCCGGCTGGTCATCCAGCGCGGCATCCCCAATCTGGCCACCAATGACAGCTTCCTGGACGAACTGACGCAGTTCAATTTGCTGGGTCTGCTGCACAAGGCAGGCATGCGCGTGCCAGCACCGGTTCTGGTGGAGACGGACCCCGCTTGGCTCGATGCCCCCTTCATGCTGGTCGAGCATGCTCCCGGCGCGACAGCGCAACCGGAATATTGGCTGCCGGTCGCCGACCGCAATGTTGTACTGGATCTCGCCAGACAGATGGCGATCCTGCACAAGCAGCCGATCGACGAAGTGGGACAGGGCCTGCGTCCTTCGCGCAGTTCATTCGACATCGAAAGCTGGCAGGCGGAACTGGAAGGGATGGCGAGCGAATGGCACGACCTTGCCCGCTGGCCCTCCATCACCATGTCGGCCGCCATTTCCTGGCTGCGCGCCAATGTCGACTGCCTGGATGATCGGCAATCGATCGTTCACAATGACATGATTTTTCATAATGTTCTGGCTGAGAACGGCAACATTACCGCGGTCCTTGACTGGGAGCAAGCGGCGATCGGTCATGCCGGTGAGGACCTTGGCTATTGCTATCCGGTCGTGATCGCGGCGACTGACTGGGAAAGTTTCATGGACGCCTATCGCGCTGCGGGCGGCCTGGACATTCCGCAGAGGCAAATCGATTATTTCGCCCTGCGCGCCGGATTGCGGTTGATGAACCTGGTGCTGAAGGGCGGCCGGGATACTTTCGAAAAGGGGCTGAGCGACGATATCTTGGTTGCCAGCGCAGGGGCACATTTTACGCAGCGGCTGATGCACCGCATCGCCCTGGTGCTGCGTTCCGTGCTGGAGCGTTCCTGA
- a CDS encoding acyl-CoA dehydrogenase family protein, protein MDISLSEDQEAIRDSVRKVCDQFGDEYWSRCEDEKTFPSEFHKAMADAGWLGITMPEEFGGANLGVTEAAIMMHEVSASAGGYSAASTIHLNIFGPHAVVVHGTAEQKKRMLEPLIAGTDRACFGVTEPDAGLDTTSIKTFATKVPGGYRVTGRKIWTSSGQVANKILLLTRTTPKEQCKKPTDGMTLFYTDLDKSQIEVRRIPKMGRNAVDSNATFIDDYFVPDEDRIGEEGKGFHYILHSLNPERILVGIEAVGLGRGALARAAKYAGERKVFGRYIGQNQGIQHPLAENWTYLESAYWMIMRAAHLYDTGKSCGAEANAGKFLGGRAAFDACTRAVMTHGGMGYSTEYQVERLFRESILMRIAPITEQLILSFIAEKVLDLPKSY, encoded by the coding sequence GTGGATATAAGCTTATCAGAGGACCAGGAAGCCATCCGTGACAGTGTGCGGAAGGTGTGCGACCAGTTCGGGGACGAATATTGGTCCCGCTGCGAAGATGAGAAGACCTTCCCATCCGAATTCCACAAGGCGATGGCCGATGCCGGATGGTTGGGCATAACCATGCCGGAGGAATTTGGCGGCGCCAATCTGGGCGTAACCGAAGCCGCCATCATGATGCATGAGGTGTCGGCAAGCGCAGGCGGCTATTCGGCGGCGAGCACGATCCACCTCAACATCTTCGGTCCTCATGCCGTGGTGGTTCACGGCACGGCCGAGCAGAAGAAGCGTATGCTCGAACCGCTGATCGCGGGCACGGACCGCGCTTGTTTCGGCGTAACGGAGCCTGACGCCGGGCTCGACACGACAAGCATCAAGACCTTCGCGACGAAAGTGCCGGGCGGATATCGTGTTACTGGCCGCAAAATCTGGACGTCATCCGGGCAGGTCGCGAACAAGATCCTGCTGCTGACCCGCACGACGCCCAAGGAACAATGCAAGAAGCCGACCGACGGCATGACGCTGTTCTACACCGACCTTGACAAAAGTCAGATTGAGGTGCGTCGTATCCCCAAGATGGGCCGGAACGCGGTGGATTCCAACGCGACCTTTATCGATGATTATTTCGTGCCGGACGAGGACAGGATCGGTGAAGAGGGCAAGGGGTTCCATTATATCCTGCACAGCCTCAATCCCGAACGCATACTCGTTGGCATCGAAGCGGTTGGGCTGGGCCGGGGAGCATTGGCGCGAGCGGCCAAATATGCCGGTGAGCGCAAGGTTTTCGGCCGCTATATCGGTCAGAATCAGGGCATCCAGCATCCGCTGGCGGAAAACTGGACCTATCTGGAATCCGCATACTGGATGATCATGCGGGCGGCGCACCTGTATGACACGGGCAAATCCTGCGGAGCGGAGGCCAATGCCGGGAAATTCCTGGGTGGCCGCGCTGCCTTTGACGCTTGCACCCGCGCGGTCATGACGCATGGCGGCATGGGCTATTCGACCGAATATCAGGTGGAAAGGCTGTTTCGCGAGTCAATCCTGATGCGGATCGCACCGATCACCGAGCAACTGATCCTGAGCTTCATCGCCGAAAAAGTCCTGGATCTGCCGAAGTCCTATTAA
- a CDS encoding thiamine pyrophosphate-dependent dehydrogenase E1 component subunit alpha gives MSNWPKPDAATLLEIYRKATLIKQNDEHVIKQMMAGKLVMPYYSPRGQEIIPSAISVSLDDDDYICTIYRGIHDMLAKGFPLDELWAELAGKVTGTCKGKGGPMHLTCPEKGMMVTTGIVGSSMPIATGLGWAAKLDGRNRVSVANFGDGATNIGAFHESMNMAAVWKLPVIFLCQNNHYAEHTAPEYSRAIDRISDRAAAYGMPGVTVDGNDPDEMYGAAKVAIERARAGEGPTLIEAMTFRFNGHILGEAGHYMDKAIYAEAQTKDPMPVLRARLLSEGIATEADLAAIEKDADSRIVAAIEAAIAADFPDVAELKRDVFAEEIA, from the coding sequence ATGTCCAATTGGCCAAAACCAGACGCGGCAACGCTCCTGGAAATCTATCGCAAGGCAACACTCATCAAGCAGAATGACGAACATGTCATCAAGCAGATGATGGCGGGCAAGCTGGTGATGCCCTATTACAGCCCACGCGGGCAGGAAATCATCCCCTCGGCGATCTCCGTCAGCCTGGATGACGATGATTACATCTGCACCATCTATCGCGGCATCCACGACATGCTCGCCAAGGGTTTTCCTCTGGATGAACTGTGGGCGGAACTTGCAGGCAAGGTGACTGGCACGTGCAAGGGCAAGGGCGGCCCGATGCACCTCACCTGCCCTGAAAAGGGCATGATGGTGACGACGGGCATCGTGGGATCGTCCATGCCGATCGCCACCGGCCTTGGCTGGGCAGCGAAGCTCGACGGCCGCAACCGGGTATCCGTCGCGAACTTTGGCGATGGTGCGACGAATATCGGCGCCTTCCATGAATCGATGAACATGGCCGCCGTGTGGAAGCTGCCCGTCATTTTCCTGTGCCAGAACAACCATTATGCCGAACATACGGCTCCCGAATATTCGCGGGCGATCGACCGCATTTCGGATCGGGCTGCGGCTTACGGCATGCCCGGTGTGACCGTGGACGGGAACGACCCGGATGAGATGTACGGCGCTGCCAAGGTTGCGATCGAACGTGCCCGGGCAGGGGAGGGGCCGACGCTGATCGAGGCCATGACCTTCCGCTTCAATGGCCACATCCTCGGTGAGGCGGGCCATTATATGGACAAGGCCATCTATGCCGAGGCGCAGACAAAGGACCCGATGCCCGTCCTGCGCGCCCGGCTGCTGTCGGAAGGGATCGCGACGGAAGCGGACCTGGCCGCCATCGAAAAGGATGCTGACAGCCGGATCGTGGCCGCGATCGAAGCCGCCATAGCCGCAGACTTCCCCGACGTCGCCGAACTGAAGCGTGACGTGTTCGCTGAAGAAATCGCTTGA
- a CDS encoding alpha-ketoacid dehydrogenase subunit beta, which produces MTMVEAINLALHDAMEADSKVIVLGEDVADPQDGGVMGVTKGLSTRFGEERVKSTPISEQAIIGAAIGAAVGGYKPVAEIMLMNFIAVPMDMIFNHAAKLRFMSGGQTGVPMVIRTMTGSGFSTGGQHSDYLEAWFAHTAGIKVVAPSTPDDAYGLMRAAIDDPDPVLFIENMPSYWTPAPVTKQVVPIGKARIAREGANVTIIAHSLMVTLSLAVADALAAEGISVEVIDLRTISPWDRETVLASVRKTGRAVVVHEAVKQFGIGAEIASVISEELWGTLKGPVQRVGAAYCAVPFSKPLEQAFAPSADTIQAAVRKALA; this is translated from the coding sequence ATGACGATGGTGGAAGCCATCAACCTGGCCCTTCACGATGCGATGGAGGCCGATTCCAAGGTGATCGTCCTTGGCGAGGATGTGGCCGATCCGCAGGATGGCGGCGTCATGGGCGTGACCAAGGGGCTATCCACCCGCTTCGGCGAAGAGCGCGTCAAATCCACGCCCATATCCGAACAGGCGATTATCGGCGCAGCGATTGGCGCAGCCGTGGGCGGGTATAAGCCGGTGGCCGAGATCATGCTGATGAACTTCATCGCGGTCCCGATGGACATGATCTTCAACCATGCTGCAAAGCTGCGCTTCATGTCAGGCGGGCAGACCGGCGTGCCGATGGTCATCCGCACCATGACGGGGTCGGGTTTCTCCACGGGCGGTCAGCATAGTGACTATCTTGAAGCATGGTTCGCCCATACGGCAGGCATTAAGGTGGTCGCCCCCTCAACGCCCGACGATGCCTATGGCCTGATGCGGGCCGCCATCGACGACCCCGATCCCGTACTGTTCATCGAGAATATGCCAAGCTACTGGACCCCCGCGCCGGTGACCAAGCAAGTCGTTCCGATCGGCAAGGCGCGCATCGCCCGCGAAGGCGCCAATGTGACGATCATAGCGCATTCGCTGATGGTGACGCTGAGCCTCGCGGTAGCCGATGCGCTGGCAGCGGAAGGGATTTCGGTCGAGGTCATCGACCTGCGCACCATCTCGCCCTGGGACCGGGAAACCGTGCTTGCTTCTGTGCGCAAGACCGGTCGCGCGGTTGTCGTGCATGAGGCGGTGAAGCAGTTTGGCATCGGCGCCGAAATCGCGTCGGTCATCTCCGAGGAATTGTGGGGCACGCTCAAAGGCCCGGTCCAACGCGTGGGCGCAGCCTATTGCGCCGTGCCATTTTCCAAGCCGCTGGAGCAGGCGTTCGCGCCCAGCGCCGACACGATCCAAGCTGCCGTTCGCAAGGCGCTGGCCTGA
- a CDS encoding enoyl-CoA hydratase/isomerase family protein, which translates to MLQSAPDESYLVDVEDGVLRLSFNRPQQGNSIPKAMVPLLTELFRAAQADRTVRCILVRGEGKVFSAGGDVASFADSIKQEVAVRQADFARRLPLARHLVEAVVAFDRPIIASVRGAVAGAGLFYPLIADYAVGDESATFIFAHQRVGLSPDGGVTAVLPQVVGTRMARMLLLTGAKVDAAEAHRLGMLHKIVEAEALEGEAMKIARRLAQAPQRAVVAAKKLVNESAARSLAQVLDAETDGIVACVGDADFEEGVTAFLEKRAPVFPSVR; encoded by the coding sequence ATGCTTCAATCGGCGCCGGACGAAAGCTATCTGGTCGATGTGGAAGATGGCGTCCTGCGTCTGTCATTCAACCGGCCACAGCAAGGGAACTCCATCCCTAAGGCAATGGTGCCGCTGCTGACCGAACTCTTCCGTGCCGCGCAGGCGGATCGAACCGTGCGGTGCATTCTGGTTCGGGGCGAGGGCAAGGTTTTTTCGGCGGGCGGCGACGTCGCGAGCTTTGCGGACTCGATCAAGCAGGAGGTGGCGGTGCGGCAGGCGGATTTCGCGCGCCGCTTGCCCTTGGCGCGACACTTGGTGGAGGCCGTCGTCGCATTCGATCGGCCAATCATTGCCTCGGTGCGGGGAGCAGTTGCGGGCGCGGGACTGTTCTACCCTCTGATCGCCGACTATGCGGTTGGCGACGAAAGCGCGACCTTCATCTTCGCACACCAGCGTGTGGGGCTCAGCCCCGATGGCGGCGTGACAGCGGTGCTACCGCAGGTGGTGGGAACGCGCATGGCCCGCATGCTGCTACTGACAGGGGCGAAGGTCGATGCCGCCGAAGCGCACCGGTTGGGCATGCTCCACAAGATCGTTGAAGCCGAAGCGTTGGAAGGGGAGGCGATGAAGATCGCCCGTCGCCTCGCGCAGGCGCCGCAACGCGCCGTCGTGGCCGCGAAAAAGCTTGTCAATGAATCGGCCGCGCGCAGCCTTGCGCAGGTCCTCGATGCCGAAACAGATGGCATCGTCGCCTGTGTCGGCGACGCTGATTTCGAAGAGGGCGTGACAGCCTTTCTCGAAAAGCGCGCGCCGGTTTTTCCTTCCGTCCGCTAA